One genomic segment of Gemmatimonadota bacterium includes these proteins:
- a CDS encoding acyl-CoA dehydrogenase produces MTLRIDRRDLAFLLYELLDADRLASRPRFAGQGRELYDAVLDTARAVADEHYAPFRKANDQQEPELVDGRVVTNPGLKQGWDAVAESGIIASTHDEARGGMQLPHVIASAAIGHLEAANIGSASYPMLTAGAANLLAAFGSEAQKDFWLPDMLAGKWSGTMALTEPDAGSSLSDLRTSATPLPDGTYAIEGTKIWISGGDHELTENIVHLVLARIKGAPEGTKGISLFIVPKVRVKADGTLDGTNHVTLAGLIHKMGWRGTTSTLLNFGERGTCVGHLIGEPHHGLAYMFHMMNEARIGVGRAATAMGYAAFRYAVDYARTRKQGRVPGEKDPKRPPVAIMEHADVRRMLLTAKCAAEGSLALILTCSRLVDEQETGADEAARARATALLEVLTPIAKTWPSIYCQDGISAAVQVLGGYGYAREYDVEQLYRDNRLNQIHEGTNGIQALDLLGRKVTQQRGACFIALLGEIERSCTEATAADAALAPMADDLRAAAADLAKVTQHLVGAMAADPERGLANATAYLEVTSRVVFAMLWLRQATISTRALAAGATGSDVDFYEGKRQAARFYFGFELPRTGPDVALLLRNDAAALDMQDGWF; encoded by the coding sequence ATGACCCTCCGGATCGACCGCCGCGACCTCGCGTTCCTCCTCTACGAGCTCCTCGACGCCGACCGCCTCGCCTCCCGCCCGCGATTCGCCGGCCAGGGCCGCGAGCTCTACGACGCCGTGCTCGACACCGCGCGCGCCGTGGCGGACGAGCACTACGCGCCCTTCCGCAAGGCGAACGATCAGCAGGAACCCGAACTCGTCGATGGCCGCGTCGTCACGAATCCGGGGCTCAAGCAAGGCTGGGATGCGGTGGCGGAATCGGGGATCATCGCGAGCACGCATGATGAGGCTCGCGGCGGGATGCAGCTGCCGCACGTCATCGCGTCCGCGGCGATCGGCCACCTCGAGGCCGCCAACATCGGCTCGGCGAGCTATCCGATGCTCACCGCCGGGGCGGCCAACCTGCTGGCCGCGTTCGGCAGCGAAGCCCAGAAGGACTTCTGGCTCCCCGACATGCTCGCCGGCAAGTGGTCGGGCACGATGGCCCTCACCGAGCCCGACGCGGGCTCCTCGCTGTCCGACCTGCGCACGAGCGCTACGCCGCTGCCCGACGGCACCTACGCCATCGAGGGCACGAAGATCTGGATCTCCGGGGGCGACCACGAACTCACCGAGAACATCGTCCACCTCGTCCTCGCGCGCATCAAGGGTGCGCCCGAGGGCACGAAGGGCATCTCGCTGTTCATCGTCCCGAAGGTCCGCGTGAAGGCCGACGGCACGCTCGACGGGACCAACCACGTCACCCTCGCCGGACTCATCCACAAGATGGGATGGCGCGGCACCACGAGCACGCTGCTCAACTTCGGCGAGCGCGGGACCTGCGTCGGGCATCTCATCGGCGAGCCCCACCATGGCCTCGCCTACATGTTCCACATGATGAACGAGGCGCGGATCGGCGTCGGGCGTGCCGCGACCGCGATGGGCTACGCCGCCTTCCGCTACGCGGTCGACTACGCGCGCACCCGCAAGCAGGGCCGCGTGCCCGGCGAGAAGGATCCGAAGCGCCCGCCGGTCGCGATCATGGAGCACGCCGACGTGCGACGCATGCTGCTCACGGCGAAGTGCGCCGCCGAGGGCTCGCTCGCGCTCATCCTCACCTGCTCGCGACTCGTCGACGAACAGGAGACCGGCGCCGACGAAGCGGCCCGCGCGCGCGCGACGGCGCTCCTCGAGGTCCTCACGCCCATCGCCAAGACGTGGCCGAGCATCTACTGCCAGGACGGCATCTCCGCCGCCGTTCAGGTCCTCGGCGGTTACGGCTACGCGCGCGAGTACGACGTGGAGCAGCTGTACCGCGACAATCGCCTCAACCAGATCCACGAAGGGACGAACGGCATCCAGGCGCTCGATCTCCTCGGGCGCAAGGTCACGCAGCAGAGGGGGGCGTGCTTCATCGCGCTCCTCGGCGAGATCGAGCGCTCCTGCACCGAGGCGACCGCGGCCGACGCGGCACTCGCGCCCATGGCCGACGACCTGCGGGCGGCGGCCGCCGACCTCGCGAAGGTGACGCAGCATCTGGTGGGCGCGATGGCCGCCGACCCGGAACGCGGGCTCGCCAACGCGACGGCCTACCTCGAGGTCACGTCGCGGGTCGTCTTCGCGATGCTATGGCTGCGTCAGGCGACGATCTCGACGCGCGCGCTCGCGGCCGGCGCCACCGGTAGCGACGTCGACTTCTATGAGGGGAAGCGGCAGGCGGCGCGATTCTACTTCGGCTTCGAGCTGCCACGCACGGGACCCGACGTGGCGCTCCTGCTGCGCAACGACGCGGCGGCGCTCGACATGCAGGACGGCTGGTTCTGA
- a CDS encoding GtrA family protein — protein MPTAPSTPHPARQFTRFVAVGPLGVALGAVQYELLWLLNPVASHRAASTWIVSSAIGVLWVHALHCRVTFGDTARGRWRATLGRAYLLYASSIALGALGMSLLVDQAGFRRTPAWFLTSALASIFNFVFLRRMLGLHDGESPHRDGPSAPLAN, from the coding sequence GTGCCCACCGCGCCCTCCACCCCGCATCCGGCTCGCCAGTTCACTCGATTCGTCGCCGTCGGCCCGCTCGGCGTGGCGCTCGGCGCCGTGCAGTACGAATTGCTCTGGTTGCTCAATCCCGTGGCGAGCCATCGCGCAGCCAGCACGTGGATCGTCTCGTCGGCGATCGGCGTGCTCTGGGTCCACGCCCTCCACTGTCGCGTGACCTTCGGCGACACGGCGCGCGGACGCTGGCGCGCGACCCTCGGTCGCGCCTATCTGCTCTACGCGAGTTCGATCGCGCTCGGAGCACTCGGCATGTCGCTGCTCGTGGACCAGGCCGGATTCCGCCGGACCCCCGCCTGGTTCCTCACATCGGCGCTCGCGAGCATCTTCAACTTCGTCTTCCTGCGGCGGATGCTCGGACTGCACGACGGCGAGTCGCCGCACCGGGACGGCCCCTCCGCACCACTCGCGAACTGA
- a CDS encoding alpha/beta hydrolase, translating into MSRPHLRPLLANALLVAWAFVGFVPDASATAPIRREVDSGAPGEHPAIVTRGEGPGIVILSGLLGGVARMRPLADSLVARGFRVMTIDPYRLSAESADVSFHGMAQEVARAMERVKLGSAVVVAHAHASGIALRLAANAPDRVHELVLLEGGLLPTTRSAGVTRGLRTAQVMARFPGGHAVLRTALAMGIRANSGNRLWLDDATAREYADQLLADLPAVARMVSRLAEAREPETTTSLLRRLQAPTLILVGAAPHDFTPGESELAGLAALDAVRIERVPGVGHFVHEEALPVVLRAIERAESRRRVL; encoded by the coding sequence ATGTCCCGACCGCACCTCCGTCCGTTGCTGGCGAACGCACTGTTGGTCGCGTGGGCATTCGTCGGGTTCGTTCCCGACGCGTCCGCCACCGCGCCGATCCGTCGCGAGGTCGACTCAGGGGCTCCCGGCGAGCACCCGGCGATCGTCACGCGGGGCGAGGGCCCCGGGATCGTCATCCTGAGCGGCCTGCTCGGCGGCGTCGCGCGGATGAGGCCCTTAGCGGACTCGCTCGTCGCGCGCGGATTCCGCGTCATGACGATCGATCCGTATCGCCTCTCGGCCGAGTCCGCAGACGTCTCGTTCCACGGGATGGCGCAGGAGGTCGCCCGCGCGATGGAGCGCGTCAAGCTCGGGTCGGCGGTGGTCGTCGCGCACGCGCATGCGTCGGGCATCGCGCTCCGGCTGGCGGCCAACGCGCCCGATCGCGTGCACGAACTGGTGCTCCTCGAGGGCGGACTGTTGCCGACGACCCGCAGCGCGGGGGTCACGCGCGGATTGCGCACGGCTCAGGTGATGGCGCGCTTTCCTGGCGGGCATGCCGTCCTCCGGACCGCCCTCGCGATGGGGATCCGTGCGAACAGCGGGAATCGGCTCTGGCTCGACGACGCGACCGCGCGCGAGTACGCCGACCAGCTGCTCGCGGACCTCCCCGCGGTGGCGCGGATGGTCTCGCGACTCGCGGAGGCGCGCGAACCGGAAACGACCACCTCGCTGCTCCGACGACTGCAGGCCCCCACGCTCATCCTCGTCGGGGCCGCCCCGCACGACTTCACGCCAGGCGAATCGGAGCTCGCGGGCCTCGCGGCGCTCGACGCGGTGCGCATCGAGCGGGTCCCCGGCGTCGGACATTTCGTGCACGAGGAAGCCCTGCCGGTCGTGCTCCGCGCGATCGAGCGCGCGGAGTCGCGTCGACGGGTCCTCTAG
- a CDS encoding S8 family serine peptidase — MLTFRPTLLALASLLVACAPAAPTVTSRPEPSAAGNGNANSSGNAAPKASAPSEPDAPDGPAEAPLAWQRLDIERGGVYGTGVDRALSELLATRRPQRRVVVAVIDGGVDTAHAQLKPVLWTNPREVAGNGVDDDRNGFVDDVHGWSMIPKLPGDTGRYDTMELTRVYAACRGLPAGRGLTKPDESICGEVAKTFREKAAEGAQMGNQIAMIRGMLTTTNASLRRAMGTDTLSVTRVRAFTPATRADSNAKTMYLRLATAGIDSSAIAEAGEQLKASTWQLDTLFDPRGVPHDRAGSADVTGPDAGHGTHVAGIIGAVATAQQDVRGIAPNVSIMAIRAVPDGDERDDEVARAIRYAADNGAQIINMSFGKGYSPGKPAVDSAVRYAAAKGVLMVHAAGNDGANTDEVPSFPSRRLAGGDDAPLWLEIGASSWQPGPALPAEFSNYGARTVDLFAPGVDINSTVPGGGVGENSGTSMAAPVVSGVAALLLSYFPTLTPEQVKGIILETVRPLRDLEVTVPGGDTTAKFGTLSRTGGVIDAYAAVKRAIEMTRPVP, encoded by the coding sequence ATGCTCACCTTCCGCCCGACCCTCCTCGCGCTCGCGTCCCTGCTCGTCGCCTGCGCCCCCGCCGCGCCGACGGTCACGTCGCGCCCCGAACCCAGTGCCGCCGGCAATGGCAACGCCAACAGCAGCGGGAACGCCGCGCCGAAGGCGTCCGCGCCGAGCGAGCCTGACGCGCCCGACGGTCCCGCGGAGGCGCCGCTCGCCTGGCAACGGCTCGACATCGAGCGTGGTGGCGTCTACGGCACGGGCGTCGACCGCGCCCTCAGCGAGCTGCTCGCGACGCGACGCCCTCAGCGCCGCGTGGTCGTCGCCGTCATCGACGGCGGCGTCGACACCGCGCATGCCCAGCTGAAGCCGGTCCTGTGGACCAATCCGCGCGAGGTCGCCGGCAACGGCGTCGACGACGACCGCAACGGCTTCGTCGATGACGTCCACGGCTGGAGCATGATCCCCAAGCTGCCCGGGGACACCGGCCGATATGACACGATGGAACTCACGCGCGTCTACGCCGCGTGCCGCGGTCTCCCCGCGGGTCGCGGCCTCACGAAGCCCGACGAGTCGATCTGCGGCGAGGTCGCCAAGACCTTCCGCGAGAAGGCCGCCGAAGGGGCGCAGATGGGGAACCAGATCGCGATGATCCGGGGGATGCTCACTACGACGAATGCCTCGCTGCGCCGCGCGATGGGCACCGACACGCTCTCCGTCACGCGCGTCCGCGCCTTCACGCCGGCCACCCGCGCGGACTCCAACGCGAAGACGATGTATCTCCGGCTCGCCACGGCCGGAATCGACTCGTCGGCCATCGCCGAAGCCGGCGAGCAGCTCAAGGCCTCCACCTGGCAGCTCGACACGCTCTTCGATCCGCGCGGCGTTCCGCACGACCGCGCCGGCTCCGCCGACGTCACCGGGCCGGACGCGGGCCACGGCACGCATGTCGCCGGCATCATCGGCGCCGTCGCCACCGCACAGCAGGACGTACGCGGCATCGCCCCGAACGTGAGCATCATGGCGATCCGCGCCGTCCCCGATGGTGACGAGCGCGACGACGAGGTCGCGCGCGCGATCCGCTACGCGGCGGACAACGGCGCGCAGATCATCAACATGAGCTTCGGCAAGGGCTACTCGCCCGGGAAGCCGGCGGTCGACTCGGCCGTGCGCTACGCGGCCGCCAAGGGGGTGCTCATGGTCCACGCCGCGGGCAACGATGGCGCGAACACCGACGAGGTGCCGAGCTTCCCCTCGCGCCGACTCGCTGGCGGGGATGACGCCCCGCTGTGGCTCGAGATCGGCGCGTCCTCCTGGCAGCCGGGACCGGCGCTCCCCGCCGAGTTCTCCAACTACGGCGCACGCACGGTCGACCTCTTCGCGCCCGGCGTCGACATCAACTCCACCGTGCCGGGTGGCGGCGTGGGAGAGAACAGCGGCACCTCCATGGCCGCTCCTGTCGTGAGCGGCGTTGCGGCGCTCCTCCTCTCCTACTTCCCGACCCTCACGCCCGAGCAGGTGAAGGGCATCATCCTCGAGACGGTTCGTCCACTCCGTGATCTCGAGGTGACCGTGCCCGGCGGGGACACGACGGCGAAGTTCGGCACGTTGTCGCGGACCGGCGGTGTGATCGATGCGTATGCGGCGGTCAAGCGGGCCATCGAGATGACACGACCGGTGCCCTGA
- a CDS encoding fasciclin domain-containing protein has translation MRFAVTTALLLATAVAPLRAQHADVIRTARDAGQFATLLAAVEAAGLTATLRGDGPFTVFAPTDEAFRKLPAGTVENLLKPENRDQLRAILLYHVVPGRVPATAARELTRATTVEGRALRIAASGNALRINNSTVVKADVGASNGVIHVIDAVLMPTDAPASGHGASNSGATPSGTSSQSARGLITLAITRGAPLYNNGQPAATIAVYEVAARGVLALPSGVPMAARARLEQGLREADRTREEDDRAWVLREALDDAARLIDGRRMMSVNDR, from the coding sequence ATGCGTTTCGCCGTCACCACCGCCCTGCTCCTCGCCACCGCCGTCGCGCCGCTCCGGGCGCAACACGCCGATGTCATCCGCACCGCCCGAGACGCCGGGCAGTTCGCTACCCTGCTCGCCGCCGTCGAGGCCGCCGGCCTCACGGCCACCCTGCGGGGCGACGGACCCTTCACCGTCTTCGCCCCCACGGACGAAGCGTTCCGCAAGCTCCCGGCCGGCACGGTCGAGAACCTGTTGAAGCCGGAGAACCGTGATCAGCTGCGCGCGATCCTCCTCTATCATGTCGTGCCCGGCCGCGTGCCGGCCACGGCGGCGCGCGAACTGACGCGCGCCACGACCGTCGAAGGCCGTGCGCTCCGCATCGCGGCGAGCGGCAACGCGCTCCGGATCAACAACTCGACCGTCGTGAAGGCCGATGTCGGCGCGTCGAATGGCGTCATCCACGTGATCGATGCGGTCCTGATGCCGACCGATGCCCCTGCGTCGGGACACGGCGCCTCGAACTCCGGTGCGACGCCGTCCGGCACGTCGAGCCAGTCCGCGCGGGGCCTCATCACCCTCGCGATCACGCGCGGCGCGCCGCTCTACAACAACGGACAGCCGGCGGCGACCATCGCTGTCTACGAAGTCGCGGCACGCGGGGTGCTCGCACTGCCGAGCGGCGTCCCGATGGCCGCGCGCGCCCGTCTCGAGCAGGGACTGCGCGAGGCCGACCGTACCCGCGAGGAGGATGACCGGGCTTGGGTGCTCCGCGAGGCGCTCGACGACGCCGCGCGACTCATCGACGGCCGACGCATGATGAGCGTGAACGATCGTTGA
- a CDS encoding sigma-70 family RNA polymerase sigma factor, producing MTPLHSLAQVPADAVHPIAPVQRTPKVIVLNRPEPTDLLRRVASGDAGAVAECVATFGPLVMVLARRWSTDAADAEDAAQDVFFDLWKHAPRYDAAKASERGFVAMLARRRLIDRMRKRSREVPLESIPDGFDLPDEASDAAERAAGAMDARAALEQLTPLQRRFIERHLLDGKTHDEIARESQVPLGTVKSHIRRGLLKARALLTGRTVEEDA from the coding sequence ATGACCCCACTCCATTCGCTGGCCCAGGTCCCGGCGGATGCAGTGCATCCAATCGCGCCCGTGCAACGAACTCCCAAGGTGATCGTGCTCAATCGTCCCGAGCCGACGGACCTCCTGCGGCGTGTCGCATCCGGTGATGCGGGCGCCGTGGCGGAATGCGTCGCGACCTTCGGCCCGCTCGTGATGGTGCTCGCACGACGGTGGTCGACCGACGCCGCCGACGCGGAGGATGCGGCGCAGGACGTGTTCTTCGACCTCTGGAAGCACGCGCCCCGGTACGATGCCGCGAAGGCGAGCGAGCGCGGCTTCGTGGCGATGCTCGCGCGCCGACGGTTGATCGACCGCATGCGGAAGCGGAGCCGCGAGGTCCCGCTGGAGTCCATCCCGGACGGTTTCGACCTGCCGGATGAGGCCTCGGACGCAGCGGAGCGCGCCGCCGGCGCGATGGATGCCCGTGCGGCGCTCGAGCAGCTGACGCCGCTCCAGCGGCGCTTCATCGAGCGGCACCTGTTGGACGGCAAGACGCACGACGAGATCGCCCGCGAGTCGCAGGTGCCGCTCGGCACGGTGAAGTCGCACATCCGCCGCGGACTCCTGAAGGCACGCGCGCTGCTCACCGGGCGCACCGTGGAGGAGGACGCATGA
- a CDS encoding anti-sigma factor has protein sequence MTAQHRQDPNPEMDPTMEQVAGELTAAMARADEAELPPALARRLIALGEQEIARHRLMPRALRPAPSLLSRAGWLLAAAAVVGWVVVPSPFARRDGGPAGGTPGESVAAVLGDSAALHVPWVASTDPAATAATGEVIWDAAHQRGVLRIRGLVPNDPRLAQYQLWIIDAERDARYPVDGGVFDVDSNGEVLIPVTARLAVGRPTLFAITLEKPGGVVVSTRERLVLAAPVSG, from the coding sequence ATGACCGCGCAGCACCGGCAGGACCCGAACCCCGAGATGGACCCGACGATGGAACAGGTGGCAGGCGAGCTCACGGCGGCGATGGCGCGCGCGGACGAGGCGGAGCTCCCGCCGGCGCTCGCGCGGCGGCTCATCGCGTTGGGCGAGCAGGAGATCGCACGGCATCGGCTCATGCCGCGGGCGCTGCGACCGGCGCCTTCGCTCCTGTCGCGCGCTGGATGGCTGCTCGCGGCGGCAGCGGTGGTCGGCTGGGTGGTGGTGCCGTCCCCGTTCGCGCGTCGAGACGGGGGGCCGGCCGGCGGGACTCCGGGTGAGTCGGTGGCCGCCGTGCTGGGCGACTCCGCGGCGCTACACGTGCCGTGGGTCGCGTCGACCGATCCGGCCGCGACCGCCGCGACGGGCGAGGTGATCTGGGACGCCGCGCATCAGCGGGGCGTGCTCCGGATCCGCGGCCTGGTGCCCAACGATCCGCGGCTCGCACAATACCAGCTCTGGATCATCGACGCCGAGCGGGACGCCCGCTATCCGGTGGACGGTGGCGTGTTCGATGTCGACTCGAACGGCGAGGTGCTCATCCCCGTGACGGCGCGACTCGCGGTGGGCCGCCCGACGCTGTTCGCGATCACGCTCGAGAAGCCGGGCGGCGTGGTGGTCAGTACGCGCGAGCGGCTCGTGCTGGCGGCGCCGGTCTCGGGTTGA
- a CDS encoding aminotransferase class V-fold PLP-dependent enzyme gives MEVRGPAASPPTIDGSVPAAPATRREFVLSVSAATAGLLAPRVSLAASRDATVRRGLASAPGDFLFEPGLTYLQTGSLGPTPVPVMEQVMAHWRELERNPTHYAYGAHEVAMEEVRAKVGAFVGASRDEIVLTGCTTDGMNLVASGLSLERGDHVLTTDQEHPGGRSGWEWLQRTRGVVLEEVPIPRGSDDPRPIVDAFARRIGSRTKVVMCSHVLTSTGYRMPVAEIAALAHAHGALCVVDGAQAAGGIVVDVKALGCDAYVAPGHKWMLGPKGTGFLYLSSALGDRVLPVQLQAGRAAYSASNGVRSLPSVLGLAAAIDYTLAIGRERIEREALRLARRVHEGVEALERQQRRGLRVVSAPPGAHASPLVTYELPASRPAGEWQRRLHARHGVYVKVVPANFLNGHRISTHLFNTDADVDRLLAALRTELA, from the coding sequence ATGGAGGTCCGCGGTCCGGCGGCGTCGCCCCCGACCATCGACGGATCCGTCCCCGCCGCACCGGCGACCCGACGCGAGTTCGTCCTCTCCGTCAGCGCGGCGACGGCGGGGTTGCTCGCGCCGCGGGTCAGCCTCGCGGCGTCTCGCGATGCCACCGTGCGGCGCGGGCTCGCCAGCGCACCGGGAGATTTCCTCTTCGAGCCCGGCCTCACCTACCTCCAGACGGGCTCGCTCGGACCCACGCCGGTCCCGGTGATGGAGCAGGTGATGGCCCACTGGCGCGAGCTCGAACGCAATCCGACGCACTATGCGTACGGCGCGCACGAGGTCGCGATGGAGGAGGTCCGCGCGAAGGTCGGCGCGTTCGTGGGCGCCTCGCGCGACGAGATCGTCCTCACCGGCTGCACCACCGACGGCATGAACCTCGTGGCGTCCGGGCTTTCACTCGAGCGCGGCGACCACGTGCTCACGACGGATCAGGAGCATCCGGGTGGCCGCTCGGGGTGGGAGTGGCTCCAGCGCACGCGTGGCGTCGTGCTCGAGGAGGTGCCGATCCCGCGCGGAAGCGACGACCCGCGCCCAATCGTCGACGCCTTCGCGCGACGCATCGGCAGCCGCACCAAGGTCGTGATGTGCTCGCACGTGCTCACCTCGACAGGCTACCGCATGCCGGTGGCCGAGATCGCGGCGCTCGCCCACGCGCACGGCGCGCTCTGCGTCGTCGATGGTGCGCAGGCGGCGGGCGGCATCGTCGTCGACGTGAAGGCGCTCGGGTGCGATGCGTACGTCGCGCCGGGCCACAAGTGGATGCTCGGCCCCAAGGGGACCGGCTTCCTCTATCTGTCCTCCGCGCTCGGCGATCGCGTGCTCCCGGTGCAGTTGCAGGCAGGACGCGCCGCCTACAGCGCCTCCAATGGCGTCCGGAGCTTGCCGAGCGTGCTCGGACTCGCCGCGGCGATCGACTACACGCTCGCCATCGGCCGGGAGCGGATCGAGCGCGAGGCGCTGCGGCTCGCGCGGCGGGTGCATGAGGGTGTCGAGGCCCTGGAGCGCCAGCAGCGGCGCGGCCTGCGTGTCGTCAGTGCCCCGCCCGGGGCGCACGCCTCGCCCCTCGTCACGTACGAGCTCCCCGCGTCGCGGCCGGCCGGCGAGTGGCAGCGTCGCCTGCACGCGCGGCACGGCGTCTACGTGAAGGTCGTGCCCGCGAACTTCCTCAACGGGCACCGCATCTCGACCCATCTTTTCAATACCGACGCCGACGTCGATCGGCTGCTGGCCGCGCTCCGCACCGAGCTCGCGTGA
- a CDS encoding reactive intermediate/imine deaminase, with protein sequence MRPIHSKDLPKPVGPYSPGMGFERLIFVSGQGATDPATGKLAGPDAASQTEQCLKNVETILRAGGSDLQHVLRCGVFLLDMAEFQEMNGVYQRMFGEHRPARTTIQAAALPGEGLRVEIDCIAYVP encoded by the coding sequence ATGCGCCCCATCCATTCGAAGGACCTTCCCAAGCCGGTCGGCCCCTACTCGCCGGGCATGGGATTCGAGCGTCTCATCTTCGTCTCCGGGCAGGGCGCGACCGACCCGGCCACCGGCAAGCTCGCGGGACCGGACGCCGCGTCGCAGACCGAGCAGTGCCTGAAGAACGTCGAGACGATCCTGCGCGCCGGCGGCTCCGACCTGCAGCACGTCCTCCGCTGCGGTGTCTTCCTGCTCGACATGGCGGAGTTCCAGGAGATGAACGGCGTCTACCAGCGGATGTTCGGCGAACATCGGCCCGCGCGCACGACGATCCAGGCGGCCGCGCTCCCGGGCGAGGGGCTGCGCGTCGAGATCGACTGCATCGCGTACGTGCCCTGA
- a CDS encoding GNAT family N-acetyltransferase, with protein sequence MLIPDGYHDLPPGALAVQVTYLEMRARAPQRAERADAPWTLRRVERPANAWYRDLYRLVGSDWLWSSRLELTDEALAAVITHPDVEVHALEHEGRDEGILELDFRESGACEIGFFGLATRLVGTGAGRWLMNRAIARAWSRDITRLWLHTCSMDSPDALPFYIRSGFVPYRRRAEVFPDPRLTGVLPRDAAPQIPRIDP encoded by the coding sequence ATGCTCATTCCCGACGGCTACCACGATCTCCCGCCCGGCGCGCTCGCCGTGCAGGTCACCTATCTCGAGATGCGCGCGCGTGCTCCGCAGCGCGCCGAACGGGCGGACGCGCCGTGGACGCTCCGGCGCGTCGAACGGCCCGCGAACGCGTGGTATCGCGATCTCTACCGGTTGGTGGGAAGCGACTGGCTCTGGTCCTCGCGGCTGGAGCTCACCGACGAGGCACTGGCGGCGGTGATCACGCATCCGGATGTGGAGGTGCACGCGCTCGAGCACGAGGGGCGGGACGAGGGGATCCTCGAACTCGACTTTCGCGAGAGCGGCGCGTGCGAGATCGGCTTCTTCGGGCTCGCGACACGGCTCGTGGGCACGGGCGCGGGACGATGGTTGATGAACCGCGCCATCGCGCGCGCCTGGTCTCGCGACATCACGCGGCTCTGGCTGCACACCTGCTCCATGGATTCGCCGGACGCGCTCCCCTTCTACATCCGCTCGGGCTTCGTGCCGTATCGGCGTCGCGCGGAGGTTTTCCCCGATCCGCGGCTGACCGGCGTGCTCCCCCGCGACGCCGCGCCGCAGATCCCGCGCATCGATCCCTGA
- a CDS encoding DUF429 domain-containing protein → MGSRRSSVFWSPVRAALDATTHEDANARNRDASGLGLSAQAFHITWRIAEVDALLRVDSRASARVHEVHPEACFAMLNGGVPLRHPKKRAEGQAERRALLSPIFPGAFDAIREAYRVKEVASDDILDALAALWTASRIAAGTARHFPAGQTPRDRYGLPMVIHA, encoded by the coding sequence TTGGGATCGCGGCGGAGCAGCGTCTTCTGGTCACCGGTACGGGCCGCGCTCGACGCGACGACGCACGAGGACGCGAACGCGCGCAACCGGGACGCGTCCGGACTCGGGCTGAGTGCGCAGGCGTTCCACATCACGTGGCGCATCGCGGAGGTCGATGCCCTCCTGCGGGTCGACTCGCGCGCGTCGGCCCGCGTGCATGAGGTGCACCCCGAGGCCTGCTTCGCGATGCTCAACGGTGGCGTGCCCCTGCGACATCCCAAGAAGCGCGCCGAGGGACAGGCCGAACGCCGCGCGCTGCTGTCGCCCATCTTCCCCGGTGCCTTCGATGCGATCCGCGAGGCCTATCGCGTGAAGGAGGTCGCGTCGGACGACATCCTCGATGCGCTCGCGGCGCTCTGGACCGCGTCCCGCATCGCCGCGGGCACGGCGCGGCACTTCCCCGCGGGCCAGACCCCGCGCGACCGCTATGGCCTGCCGATGGTCATCCACGCCTGA